The Fusarium fujikuroi IMI 58289 draft genome, chromosome FFUJ_chr01 sequence CGTGATTGGTATGATCACATATGGAAAGCGTCTGGGCTTCCTCGATAAAGGAGAGGACGTGGGAAATGTCATCCACGCCTTGGGAGAGATACTTAGTTATTCAACATTGGTTGGAATCGTTTTTCCTACCCTCCACAACATCTTTGTTCCGATTATGAACTTTCTTGCAGGGAGtaaaggacaaggaggagctTATGTCACGGCATTCACAAAGGCGAGAATCAGTGAAGCGCAGTCAAATCCCAAGGCTGTGATCCTGGACGACAGCGACACTACAACCCAGTCTTTTCTTATGAAGTTCCTGGCCAAGAATACTTCAAAGCCAGACGCTTTCACCTCGTCTCATGTCATAACCGGATGTGTTATTAACATGATCGCGGGATCTGACACAACTAGCATTAGCCTCTCAGCTGTGTTGTACtatcttctcaagaaccccTCATGCATGGACAAGCtacgagaagaagttgacacGTTCACTGCCAATGACCAGTTATCGACTTATGTCACTTATAAAGAGAGCCAGGCAATGCCATACCTGCAGGCGGTCATTAAGGAAGCCTTGCGGTTACATCCAGCCACCGGACTACCCCTTGAGCGTGTAGTGCCCAAAGGTGGCGCTACCATTTCAGGTCGTTTCTTCCCGGAGGGGACTATCGTCGGAATCAATACCTGGGTTGCGCACACGGACCGCAGCATCTTTGGACGGGATGCAGATTCATTTTCGCCCGAGAGATGGCTGCAAGATAGTGATGAGCGTTTAGCTTTGATGAACCGCTTCTGGATGCCTGTAAGTTTGCCCTTCGTTATCTGCAAGCAACTTCAGTTTGTGGCAGACCGATCTTGGTGTTTGTGTTTGATAATGGACGTTCCACTAACCTAGTGTCCTGACAGTTTGGTCTTGGCTCTCGCACCTGCATCGGCCGGCATATTTCCATGCTTGAAATGTGCAAACTCGTCCCTGCTTTGGTTCGAGACTTTGAGTTTGCTTTGCATGATAATCTACTCCAAAATGAATGGAAAACACTGAATTACTGGTTTGTAAAGCCGCTTGATTTCAACGTCTGGGTAAAACCAAGGACGAGTGCAGGGTAAAATAGCTCGATAGTACATAATATTATGCAGACTCTGCATAAGGTATGCTTGGTTAATGCAGACTAGTCCGTCTTTGTCTCATCACCCCCGCTCCTTGATCGGAGGTTGATTAGCCCCATGGGGAAATGCTCGGAATCCTGTCAATGACTGCAGCATCACAAGGACAGTTATTGTATTTAAACCCGAATCGAATGCTTTCTGTTGAAAGCCTGtaatcatcttcaagattcgtctctttcttcctctgtcTCTGTGTGTAGCGTCCATTGCATCTTCCCAATGACTCTACTTCAGGCAACAACCCCAACTCCCAAAGCCGACCGTATGTTTCCCAGCTTATCTTCGTTATCAGCACTGACAAGCCCAGCAATCGTCGTGGACGGCACGTCATTTGCGCTCAACGGCAAAAATGTCTCGTACCGCTTTCACGTCGATCCAGCGACTGGAGATCTTCTGCTCGATCACTTCGGCGATCGCGTGACAGAAAATCCCATTGCTCAGATCATGTCCAACGGCGGAGGCTGGTCCACTCAAGCTCATCTCCGCCGTGAATTCCCAGATCTTGGTCGTGGAGATTTCCGCACTCCAGCTGTACACATCAAGCACGCCAAGGGTTTCACAGTTTGTAACTTCAAGTACAAATCTCATACAGTCGTCAAGGGTAAACCTGCGATTGAGAAACTGCCCAGCACATTTGgctctgacgatgatgtttCAACACTGATTATCCATCTCTACGATGAGTATAGCTCTGTTGGCGCAGACTTGTCATACTCAATCTTTCCCAATTTCGATGCTATTGTACGGAATGTCAAGATTATCAACAAGAGCGATGATGTCATtactgttgagaagctgtcCAGCTTCAGCGTTGACTTTCCTCATGAGAATTACGAGATGCTTCAGTTGCAGGGCGAATGGACCAGAGAATGCAACAGAACTCGCCGAAAGGTCGAGTATGGGCTTCAAGGGTATGTTGTAGTCTTGAATCAGAGTTTTTGTGGCTAATACTGGTACAGATTCGGAAGCACCACTGGCTACTCATCTCACTACCATAACCCATTCTTGTCAATGGTCTCCCCATCAACAACCGAGTCCCACGGCGAAGCTTGGGGATTCTCCCTCGTCTACACCGGCTCCTTCAGCGTCGAAGTTGAGAAGAGTCATCAAGGTCTTACTCGCGCACTCGTCGGAATGAACCCATGCCAACTCTCTTGGCCATTGAGGTCAGGCGAGTCACTGCAATCACCAGAATGCGTTTCCGTCTTTTCCAACCTCGGCATTGGCGAGATGTCAAGAAAGTTCCATCGTCTGTATCGCCAGAACCTCATCCGAAGCAAGTTTGTCTCTGAAACGAGACCTGTGTTGTTAAATAGTTGGGAAGGTCTctactttgactttgacgacAAGACCATCTACAAACTGGCGCAAGAGTCTGCAAAGCTGGGCGCCAAGCTCTTTGTGCTTGACGATGGATGGTTCGGCGACAAGCATCCTCGTGTCAATGACCATGCTGGACTGGGGGACTGGGTTGCAAATCCCAAGAGGTTCCCCAGTGGCTTGGACTCTCTTGCTAAGGACATCACCAAGTTGCAGGTCAAGGATTCAGACGAGAAACTGCAGTTTGGACTGTGGTTCGAACCTGAGATGGTCAACCAGAAGTCTGAACTATATGAACAGCATCCTGAGTGGGTTCTGAGCGCTGGAGAGCACGCTCGTAGCGAAACTCGCCAGCAGCTGGTCTTGAACGCGGCCCTCCCGGAAGTGCAGGACTTTATCATCAGCTCAGTATCCAAGATCTTAGAGACTGTACCCGTCAGCTATGTCAAGTGGGACAACAACCGAGCGATGCACGAAAGCCCCACGCCAGATAACCACCACGCATACATGCTCGGAATCTACCATGTCTTTGACGTGCTGACTGCCCGATTTCCCGATGTCCTTTGGGAGGGTTGCGCATCTGGTGGAGGTCGCTTTGATCCTGGTATCTTGCAATACTTCCCGCAGGTTTGGACTTCGGATAACATGGACGCTTTCGACCGCATTCACATTCAGTTTGGTACATCATTGGTCTACCCGCCTTCGACGATGGGTGCACATGTCTGCTCTGCACCAAATGATGTGACTGGCCGCTCAATCCCAATGAGCTTCAGAGCTCACGTCGCGATGATGGGCGGCTCATTCGGCTTCGAGCTGAACCCTGATCATACGCCTGAGGAAGACAAGGCACAGATCCCAGATCTTATTAAGCTCGCAGAGAAGATCAACCCCATCATAATCAAGGGCGATATGTGGCGGTTGGTGTTGCCTGAGGACTCAAACTTCCCTGCGGCCATCTTTGTATCCGAGGATGGAAGCCAAGCTGTCTTGTTCGCATTCCAGATCAGAGCCACAACTGTTCTTAACTATCCGCTGCTTCGACTCGCTGGACTTGACCCAGTTGCGAGGTATAAACTTGACGGTGGGGAGACGTACTCGGGCGCGACATTAATGAATGGAGGAATTCAATTTCGATTTGGTACAGATTACGATAGCAAGGTTGTTCTGCTAGAGAGGGTATAAATGAGTCAGACAAAACGTTATGTAAGGATATCCAGGTCCCCAAATGGTTGACGTACAATGGAAAACTCCCAGCACAAACATTTAGATAGATTGTCAACATGAAGAACACTTTTCCAGATCAGTTAAAAGAAAGTCCAATCTCGGGATCAAATTGTCCACACGATATCGTCGCATCCTCCCAAGTCGTCGTCACCACAGGCGTACTCAAGTCCAGCAGATCGAGATTTCCATCTGGAACCCAACCCAACGGGTCCACGGGTTGTTCATCTTCGGGCGATAACTCTTCAACAATTGCTAGCCTCTCATCATTTCCTGCATCTTGCATATCCCATTGCAGATCTAGGTGCGCGTTGGGATCTGCAAGAGCGAATAATGTCTCCGAGtgcttgagaagattggGCAATAAGTGAGACTGAGCACCTCGAACAGCTGATAGAGCATGAATCACGACGGAAAGTAAGTCACGAGGGCCATTCTCGAGTGCAGAATATGTCCAGCCGGGCAGTTGAGCGGCATCTGCGAGACTGACGCCGACGTCAAAGAGCTTTTGTTCCTGGAAAAGAGTCAGTCAGTATTCATTTCATGGACAGTCGGAAACTCCGGTAAGTGAGTCTTACCATCCCGATGCCATGACAGTCTTTTGACTTGGTCCCAACAGACCCCAAGGCTGACATGATGATCTTTCCTGCATCCATTGGAAGCGAGGGCGGAAGAAGTAGCCCAAAGCCAGACGCCGACGATGGATTCTGACCAAAGGCGATCCTCCACATGGATATCCGGAGCCACTGCTGAGTGAT is a genomic window containing:
- a CDS encoding probable alpha-galactosidase C precursor; protein product: MTLLQATTPTPKADPIVVDGTSFALNGKNVSYRFHVDPATGDLLLDHFGDRVTENPIAQIMSNGGGWSTQAHLRREFPDLGRGDFRTPAVHIKHAKGFTVCNFKYKSHTVVKGKPAIEKLPSTFGSDDDVSTLIIHLYDEYSSVGADLSYSIFPNFDAIVRNVKIINKSDDVITVEKLSSFSVDFPHENYEMLQLQGEWTRECNRTRRKVEYGLQGFGSTTGYSSHYHNPFLSMVSPSTTESHGEAWGFSLVYTGSFSVEVEKSHQGLTRALVGMNPCQLSWPLRSGESLQSPECVSVFSNLGIGEMSRKFHRLYRQNLIRSKFVSETRPVLLNSWEGLYFDFDDKTIYKLAQESAKLGAKLFVLDDGWFGDKHPRVNDHAGLGDWVANPKRFPSGLDSLAKDITKLQVKDSDEKLQFGLWFEPEMVNQKSELYEQHPEWVLSAGEHARSETRQQLVLNAALPEVQDFIISSVSKILETVPVSYVKWDNNRAMHESPTPDNHHAYMLGIYHVFDVLTARFPDVLWEGCASGGGRFDPGILQYFPQVWTSDNMDAFDRIHIQFGTSLVYPPSTMGAHVCSAPNDVTGRSIPMSFRAHVAMMGGSFGFELNPDHTPEEDKAQIPDLIKLAEKINPIIIKGDMWRLVLPEDSNFPAAIFVSEDGSQAVLFAFQIRATTVLNYPLLRLAGLDPVARYKLDGGETYSGATLMNGGIQFRFGTDYDSKVVLLERV
- a CDS encoding related to pisatin demethylase cytochrome P450, translated to MNSYLVAIPLVSLLLLKAVLTLFWHLRSSLRSVQGPSAARWTLGWYTWKVWQGAFEHVNRDLHKKYGSVVRYAPNSYSFSDLEAVKVIYGLGTSFPKSPWYIPWGNPGDNNLFNERSLAKHAHDRKQYQSTYSMSSLVNYEAFVDECAELLKRRLSELCAAGQAVDMHHWFQCYAFDVIGMITYGKRLGFLDKGEDVGNVIHALGEILSYSTLVGIVFPTLHNIFVPIMNFLAGSKGQGGAYVTAFTKARISEAQSNPKAVILDDSDTTTQSFLMKFLAKNTSKPDAFTSSHVITGCVINMIAGSDTTSISLSAVLYYLLKNPSCMDKLREEVDTFTANDQLSTYVTYKESQAMPYLQAVIKEALRLHPATGLPLERVVPKGGATISGRFFPEGTIVGINTWVAHTDRSIFGRDADSFSPERWLQDSDERLALMNRFWMPFGLGSRTCIGRHISMLEMCKLVPALVRDFEFALHDNLLQNEWKTLNYWFVKPLDFNVWVKPRTSAG